A segment of the Ipomoea triloba cultivar NCNSP0323 chromosome 1, ASM357664v1 genome:
TGGCTTTCAATGCAATGCTCATTCTTAAATGTGAGAATTGAAGATGAGTTATTGGAGGCAGGTAGTGTCTTACGAAACTATCTATGCCAGCCCATCTCTTCCCCCGTCCCGTGCTTAAATTAATGTGTTCAAAATAGGTATACCACTTTTGATTTACGGAGAAGTCCGCACCCTCGAAAATAAAATGCACTACGAGTGAACTTTGTTTTATGATCTTACCCGACAAAAAACTAAATCAGAAAAATGTAAACCAACCTAAGTTGTTTATATGCGTTCTAGATGAAACTTAACCCTTCTTATAGCCATAACTAACAAATTATGCAGACCACAGGAAGATAAATTAACCTAAATTGTTTATAGTTAACATGCTGaaaccaagaaggctaataAACAGCTTCTCTGAAgagtcaaatttgaaattttatggtTACTAATTCAACTATCCAGCCAATTTACAAATcgtgtaaaaaaaattgtgaggGGTTATTAATGGATTGTGTGTACAATCTTTTGATAGTAATGGGCAATGGTGGGTAACTGCTGGTGaagtacaatttaaataaaaaggGAATAATTTATTGTCGATATGCTCCAAGGCTGCTTAGAGGGTTATGATCTTAGTACTATTTTGCAGCTttgtaaaaaattatgtatcttttTGATGGCCTATTCATGAGGTAATAGGGTTCATGCATGAACAAGTCAATTTATTATTGATTCTTTTCTTTATGTTCTCTTACATAGTTCGGTAgtgtaaaaattaaagaaaaatatattttagcaGTACTAATAGTACAAGATGGAAGTTTAATTACAACCACGATAACTCTGGCTTTGGGACCCTAAAGTCATATCTTGTAATTAATCAACCTTCCACAATTCACTAGGGCTTAAGAGTAAGAAAACAAATCAtatcctaaaaataaatatgtaatacattaaaaaaatgaatatatgtaATAGCTCATTACGATGACATGTTAACAATTTAAACTGGGAGAGGAGTGTTGTGAGCTAACCGGGCAaagttaatttatttaaaattgggTTGAAGCTAggtagatatataataagttgatGAGAATGGGATGATGAGTAGCTAAAGATGTTGTACTAAGAATTAATGGCGGAGTGGGTGTTGAGAGCTTTAAAAGTGtcgtagtagtagtagttattCTGAGTGACCCAATTGTGAAAGTGGGAGTTATGACCATCCATTAAAGACATGCAATGCAATGCAACGCCTAGCCAAGCATTCAAAGCCTCCCCCTCCTTCAACTGTGCATACACTCCCCCTATTTATTaacctctttctctctctctaatatCTCACCGCCTATATCTAACTACCTTCCCTAATTTCTCCCCTTACGTTGTACCCAtcattcacaatttcacaattttttttccaactccTCGTTTTAGAATTATTGGTGTTAATTACAACCTAGATCGAACTCGTCTTCTGCTAGTCAACAGAATCGTTTGAACCAATATAAGAACCCAAAGACAAGGAAAATTACGAGAAAGTCTCAATGAAAAATTACATAGAAAGAAATGAGATTATTACACTGACATGcatttaagtaattaattaattggttagATTGAAATGTTTACGGATACTGACAGGAAGGGAGAAAATGAAATTAGTGCATGCATGAAGGTTGATGGATAGAACAGTGGAAAATTGACCAACAAGAAGAAGAGTCGGTTAGGGGTATTAAGAGCTAGCAATATTGCTTTAAAGAGCAGGTTGTAGGAGAGTAGTAATTGCGAGAGCCCAACACTTGAGAAATTCATCGCTTCACTTGACGAGCACGTCATTGATCGAGAACTGGGCCCCGGCCCCTTCGATCTACTTCCCCATTAATGATTTTTGCCCATTTAGATTCTATTTTGCAGGCTTCCTATCCTACCATCTCACTTCTCCCACTCCTATATATTCACCCTCTCCTACTTTCACTTTCCTCATCACCACTCTCATCTTTCTTGGAGATATCGATCAGCCATGGTTTCTTTTCACTCACCTCAGTGGCAAAAACATGAATTCTCTGAGGGTTTATCCAACAAGAGAAAGAGAGGAGATGAGAGAGCCAAAGACATCAATTCTCTGCTTGGAAATGAGCTTCCTCTCATGGCTCCCCTGCCTTTGGAGTGGCAAAGATGCCTAGACATTAAGgtaaacttttttctttttttcttctctaacCACTCCCCGATAGTAAACCAGCAATATCTGATCAGCTCAAATCGAGAAGACCAATAGACAGCTCCGGTTAAAAATCGAACTTAATTAGTTAATAAGTGAAGTGGTTGACAAACTTGGCTAGGATGACTTCTAAACTTctttttatgtgtatgtgtttgcAGTCTGGGCAAGTATATTTCTTCAACACAAGGACGCAGGAGAAGACATCAAGGGATCCAAGGCTAAGTCCGGAGCCGGTTCCCATGAGCTTGGACCTGGAACTCAACCTATTATGCGGATCATCGGAGAAACACAACAACGTCGGCGATAATTTCACAAAGTCCGACGTGTCTCACGATCTCGGCGATGGGGGCAAGAAGAAAAGAGGGGGGTTTCTAAGCCTAGCGCGATCGCCGTCGTGGTTGACGTTCGACGGCGATCAACAAGCGGAGATGGTGACGGCGGTGTGCAAGAAGTGTCATATGTTAGTGATGGTTTGTAAGTCTTCCCCGACATGTCCCAATTGCAAG
Coding sequences within it:
- the LOC115996998 gene encoding uncharacterized protein LOC115996998 produces the protein MVSFHSPQWQKHEFSEGLSNKRKRGDERAKDINSLLGNELPLMAPLPLEWQRCLDIKSGQVYFFNTRTQEKTSRDPRLSPEPVPMSLDLELNLLCGSSEKHNNVGDNFTKSDVSHDLGDGGKKKRGGFLSLARSPSWLTFDGDQQAEMVTAVCKKCHMLVMVCKSSPTCPNCKFVNLPDQKSPTLSNQRPSLYC